TAGACTGcctaacattttaaataactttgtaaaGAATATTGCCCAGCTTACAGTTTCATTAAAAGTATCCCTAACAGCTACCAATcatctagttaaaataaaataggttggcaataatattaaaagaatatttatattttacagttCCCTTTGATGAAGATGACAAAGATAAATCTGTCTGGTTCCTGGACCACGATTATTTGGAAAACATGTATGGTATGTTCAAGAAAGTAAATGCCCGTGAGAAGGTTGTGGGCTGGTACCACACTGGACCCAAACTGCATCAAAATGATGTTGCAATAAATGAGCTAATCAGGCGTTACTGTCCAAACTCTGTCCTCGTAATCATTGATGCTAAGCCGAAAGACTTAGGGTTGCCAACAGAAGCATATCAGGCAGTTGAAGAAGTCCATGATGACGGGAGCCCTACCACTAGGACTTTTGAACATGTGCCTAGCGAAATAGGTGCGGAAGAAGCAGAGGAAGTTGGGGTAGAACATCTCTTAAGAGATATTAAAGATACTACTGTTGGAAGTCTCTCTCAACGAGTCACAAACCAGCTTCTGGGTCTGAGGGGTCTTCACTCTCAATTAAGTGAAATCCGAGATTACCTAGTTCAAGTTGGTCAGGGGTCCTTGCCAATGAACCATCAGATTATATATCAACTGCAGGATATATTTAATCTTCTACCAGATATTACAAGTGACAACTTTGCCGATAATCTTTACATTAAAACCAATGATCAGTCCCTTGTAGTTTATTTAGCAGCCCTAGTAAGATCTATTATAGCTTTGCATAATCTTATCAATAACAAAATTACTAACAGAGATGCAGAAGAGGGAAAGAAAGATGAATCTAAGGACaaaaaagagaagaaagatGACAAAGAAGATAAGAAAGGAGAtgagaaaacaaaagaaaagaaagaaaaagatgaaaagaaaaagtaatttaGAATCATCATTAGCTTAAGTTGTTTGTAATgctgaattattttaataaattgtatttactaatttacattAGTTTGATCATTTTAGACTAAATTTCAGGCTCACAGATTGGAGTTTCTTTACAAAAGTATAGTGCTAAATGCAAGTAGCATAAAACAATATCTGTTGTTTATCAATTAACAAACAATCAACTTATTGATGAAATCCAAtcacacaaatatataattttattattatacatagatCCAAACAAATACCAATGGTCATGTTATGTTATCTTT
This Pararge aegeria chromosome 3, ilParAegt1.1, whole genome shotgun sequence DNA region includes the following protein-coding sequences:
- the LOC120637067 gene encoding 26S proteasome non-ATPase regulatory subunit 7; this translates as MPSQEVVTTKVVVHPLVLLSVVDHFNRMGKIGNQKRVVGVLLGCWRAKGVLDVSNSFAVPFDEDDKDKSVWFLDHDYLENMYGMFKKVNAREKVVGWYHTGPKLHQNDVAINELIRRYCPNSVLVIIDAKPKDLGLPTEAYQAVEEVHDDGSPTTRTFEHVPSEIGAEEAEEVGVEHLLRDIKDTTVGSLSQRVTNQLLGLRGLHSQLSEIRDYLVQVGQGSLPMNHQIIYQLQDIFNLLPDITSDNFADNLYIKTNDQSLVVYLAALVRSIIALHNLINNKITNRDAEEGKKDESKDKKEKKDDKEDKKGDEKTKEKKEKDEKKK